The DNA sequence TTAATGCCACTGCATAAATGTTGTACTTTTGATTCCACTGTTTTATTCCACCTTTTTGACCAAAAAACAGATGAGAATTTGGaaaaccttttctttttgtctttaaaaaatattaaaaactaatAAGAGGGAAAGATGAACTCTGCCATTACTCTAATAACTGTTTCTCAAATGTCATGATtggcttcttctcatgtttgttttgtgtaattttattgtcatttcgtgcattttcttgtcattttttcttgtttttgtgataatttttgctttgttgtcattttgtgtttttatgggcttttgtcactttttttgttaTGGCATTTCTCGTTGgtgtcattttatcattttctaatttttgaGCTTACTGTGAATCACTTTagtgtcatattttttattttaatttttgttgtattttccatgtttatttttgcttttcgtgtgtcattttgttgtcatttcatgttttttttcttgtcattttattgttttgttttcatttttggctCATCTTAGGTCATTTTAATGgaattttgtggtttttgtggtctatttttgtgtttgtgtcacatttttatgctttttgtcGTCATTTCGTGACTTTTGATGTCTGCTGCTGAGTGAGTCGACAGCACACAGCGGAAACACAATTAGATGTTGGTCAGCAGAATGAAAAGCTGCTGACtcagctggacacacacacacacacacattatatatataaaatataatattaaaaaatgtctaCATGTCTATTATATTTTCATTCTGATTTTGTctctataataaaaaaaaaaaatttaaacagggTGTATCCGATTTAATGCTGCCTTCAGTGTCCCTCAGAAATCTGAAAAGTCCCGTTAGAACCCAGAGGACAGAAATCCACCAGAATTAAGTCTGATATGTGAGTTTAAGATCAGAAAGTAGCTTTTGTTGTCCTTTTAGTCGCCTGTTTATTGATCTTTTTGTACAGTTTGGAGACATTTATAGTGTTATACAGAATATTAATGATAACTTTATTTATGACATCTTTataaacacattcacacctacagacagtttagaatcagcATTTAATGACCAGAACCAGATTAAATgaggaccttctagctgtgaggacGCACTTAGAACCACTGAACCACCGTATGGTAGAACATTTTGAGacatttgtggtaatttttttacttttttgttgtcattttcatcttgtatttgtgtgttttctgtgtttttgcatctttttattgtcattttgttccatttagtggaaattttatgtctttgtgataattttgtgtcatatgtTGTCGTTGgggtttttgttgtcatttcgtgccattttgtggtcattttgtgtctttttgtcagtATTCTgactgtcattttgttgttattttgtgctattttagGGCCCATttcgtgtttttgttgtctctttttgtcgTCATTCTGTCgtcatcattttattgtcattttgtggtcctTGTAtgcctttttgttgtcattttgtttttattttgtgctgttGTAGGGCaaattttgtggtcattgtgttttttgttgtctctttttgtcatcattttgtcatgattttgtggtatttttgcatcattttatatcttcttgtggttgttttgtgtgtttttgttgtcattttgttattttgtgttgctttaggGCCAGTTTGTGCAATCTTTCTGTtgtcatcattttctgtctttttgtggtaatttgtgtcatgttggggtttttgttgtcattttgagtgttttaCTTGTAATTTCGTgtcctaataataataaataaacctaaaagagataaaagataaaaagacagcatgtttttatgtgtttagaGCCTCTAAATGTGGCTCTGATTTATCTCTGGGGGAGTTCCTGACTGATCCTCATTTGTCCGACAGCATTTGAAGGCAGCACCATTCAGACAGACAGCAGGACGTCTGACGGTGGATCACAAAGACTCCGGTTCTCTGCAGGTTCTGTCTGGTACCGTGATGACCCCCGACGAGACCGACGTGGAGCTGCAGCCTGCCCTGGGCCAGGCGGACCCGGTCCAGGCGGACCCCCCTCCGGTCCAGGACCCTCCGGCTCCGGATGCTGATGCAACGGAGGCCGATGTGAGCGAAGCGGACCTGGaccaggaggagcaggagaagcAGCCGATGACCGGAGGGGCTGAACGGGCCGCAGAGGCTCCGTCCGCCGGGGAGGAGGCGGAGAAGAACGGAGCCGTGAAGCTCAAGATCCCGGACGAAGAACCGGAGGAGGTGAAGTTTACCGGACTGAAcaaggaggagctgctgagggTGGCGGGAACCCCAGggtgaggatggatggatggatgatggatggatgatggatggatggatgatggatggatggatgatggatggatgagggatggatggatggatggatggatggatggatggatgatggatggatgagggatggatggatggatggatggatgatggatggatggatgatggatggatgagggatggatggatggatgatggatggatggatggatggatgatggatggatgagggatggatggatggatgatggatggatgagggattgatgatggatggatggatggatggatgatggatggatgagggatggatgatggatgatggatgaatatatatatatatatatatatatatatatatatatatatatatatatatatatatatatatatatatatacatatatatacatatatgtatatatatacatataatataacataatttggggtatttttggtggttttggtgtttttgctgccatttggtttgatttttggtcatttctttgtctttgtatctcagtttttgtgtatttttgtgattttttttgtctttttgttgtcactttgtgtATGTCTCAGTTTGTCTCGTTGGATAATAGTCCAGATAAACGTGATGTATttgaaaaacagcacagaaatgaTAATTTATCACCACtagcctcctgctgctgttcctAAAAGTGTTTCAGGTTTTTAAGTCTAGATCTCATGATGTCGGTGCTCCTGGAGGCCtgatggttctggttctggttctggttctgtctaCAGCTGGGTCCGGACCCGCTGGGCCCTGCTGGTGGTCTTCTGGCTGGGCTGGTTGGGGATGCTGGGGGGGGCGGTTCTCATCATCCTGCAGGCCCCCCGCTGCAGAGACCTGCCCCACACCCACTGGTGGAACCAGGGACCCCTGTACCGGATCGGAGACGTCCGGGCCTTCAGCGCCGCCCAGAACCTCAAGGGTGAGCAGCAGAGGACAGCAGAGGACAGAAAGACGagttaaaagagacaaaaaccaccacaaagagacagaaaaatagaaaataacaacaccaaacaaccacaaataaaatcaaaatcaaaaaatagtacatttttaagatatgtaagaaatgaaaatatacaacacattgttaaatataaattaataaaactaaaacagaaatcTGTAATTAATTCAAAAGTAatgtaataaaacataaaaatatatatgaaacAGTGTAAagatctgaaaataaaataacacaatgcaaatcaagtgaaaaaattgaataaatacaaatagaaaaatattttaaaataacatacaGCTCATATTTTCATAGgattaaattataaaaaaatatcaagaaTATTAATGGAtagaacaataacaaaaatataaacaagaaacacattaaacgCACttcatatttacaatatgtaaaaatcaaaatatataaactcattgtaaaagagaaagtaataaaaataaaacaaaactctgtaattaattcaaaaaaatctaaaaaaattaattaaaaactggaaactataaagaaccaaaaactaaatatttaaattattgatGAAAACATTTATTCTAATCTTTATAAATCTAAATAATgcttatatttgtgtgtgtgtgaggcgtGGAGCAGAAGCTCGGCCGTCTGTCGGAGCTGAAGGTTAAAGGTTTGATCGTGGGTCCGATCCACGTCGCTCCTCCAGACGACGCCGTCGCTCTGAGGTTCGAGGAAATCTCAGCCAACGCCGGGAACTTGGAACAATTTAAAAGTCTGGTCCGAGCAGCTCACAAGAAAGGtgagaaaaataagaacattttatCTGTTTCACAGTTGAATTATTGACTTAATGAGGGTTGGATCAAATGTCCAAAGTTAGTAATGTTAAATTGAACCTTTTTAGTAAAACAATTAAAGAAATCAaaagaaataacatttaaaaatgcagagaTTCAGCTTTTAAAACAACTTTCTCCTTCATTTTGTATGTAAATGGTCgtttattctgtaaaaactCAGAACAGTTGATTTTCTGTTCAGATTGTTggtatttgtgtcatttttatttgaaaatatcaCATTACAGATGTGGTTTTATTCACATATCATTAGGTTCGCATTAATCTCCTGatttcttcctctttgtctgttttctggatcaaaatttgattaaaaaaaaaaaaagaaagaaaatccttGAACTGTCTGAACCATAAAACTTGCTggtggctcaaaaaaaaaaaaaaatcacagtttatcaggcagaatttttggatttgttttattttcttttaaggagctttaagtttttttttttctggtctgGATCATTATTCGGTAGGTTACATCTGAAAACAGGACATTTCAGCTGTTAAATGGATGgaaatgtgtggaaaaatgtattaaattctatttttgacCTTTAAATTAGATTAACATCTAAAATTAGGTTTAATATTTAACTATAAAtgtagaagaaggaggagaagcgTCACTGAGTGGAAAATATCAGATAAAGTCTCTGAAAAGCTCCTGAATTAAAGAcgtgtttctgttgttgttgttgttgttgttgttgttgtcaccTGTGCAGGTATTTCCGTGGTTCTGGATCTGACTCCTAACTACCGGGGAACGTCTGGACCGTGGTTCTCCAGCGTCAGTGTGACCAACGTGGCTGAAAGGCTGAAGGTAAAAAGCAGGAAAATCAGAGAAAGGACGAAACTTCACCGTTTATACGAAACACAGTTAAGAAATCAGccatttattctacatgttggATCAaagtttctgcagttttcagttAAAACAAGAACTAAACTGAAGTGGATCTTTGAAAAGCAGCTCTCAGGATCATTAATAACagctttaaaatgcacaaacgTGAAATGAGACGTTTATATGAGCAGCTGTTGGGTTTTTGGaaccattttattgttttactacTGCTGAGAGAATTTAAAACTGCTTTTGTGTCTCCTAATTAACATGATTTAACATCAGAGAAACGCAGAAAAGTTACTTATTATTAAATGATGCATTTAATGTCttgtacttttaaaaagacaaataagaaaatctgtttttctttcagctggaaattatatttaaaacatttcatgtcaaaacaagaaaaaatctgaatataggAAAATAATACGctcaataatataataaaacatgcatctaatgttgtatttttacacaaataaataagaaaatatcctaaaaaaataatatttatgtaCAGCTAAAACTGTTTTACCTCCAAAACATTGATATGAAGCAACACAAATAAGTTTTCGTTCtgaatttaaagcaaaaaataataaaatctgtatttgaaATCTCATATTTTcacccaaataaataaataatacatcgAAAAAGTGTTTCATTCCAACTGAAAACAGGATGTTGACGTTTAAGGACGTTTTATTcctgacaaaataaaattatgtaatATCAGACCGAAGAGAAAAACTCCGAATCTACgacaataattaattaattaaaactgaaCGGTGGGTTTTTGTAGGATTCTTTATTTACctattatttactttatttaattggatgttaaatacatgttttattgtttaataaaatatattatttgtgTAAATTCAGGATAAAAAGCGATGTCTTAGTGGTGAAACAGTTTTTAACGTCTCTCAGctgtatttaaaacagaaaaggtatatttacttatttatcttTAAAAGTTTGTTGTGAGACAGATGTTGGCTTTGCCTCAGAACATCAGTGATGGTTCACCGTGTAGAACAGATCATATAATAGATGATCTAAATGTATAAAACCTGATTTCTTCCTGTCCCCAGTCTGCTCTGGTGTTCTGGATGAACCAAGGCATCGACGGCGTCCAGCTGTCTGGAGTCCAGAGGGTTTCCTCCGTGGTTCCGTCTCTGTGGACCGACATCCGGGCCATCGTCCAGAACGGAACCGAGGAGCATCCGGAGAACaggttggaggaggaggacgagaaCATCTTTAGAACACAGACAGAGACGGTTTATGTTGAATTAAAACTCAGACAGACGAGGAGTTTAGAAACTTTAGTTCTAATTATTGGTCAGTTTCAgctgttttactgatttttagttaatttactatttaatgttCTGTGAAGCATTTAGTAACTCATTATAGAAATatactttattattattgtcattattatttatgtttttataataataataataataataataataataataataataataataataataataataatattattattattattattattattattattattattattattattattattattattattattattattattattattattattattgttatttatattttactactactactactactaataataataataataataattattattattattatcattattattttactttttaaataattaattaatttatatttgttttcatcCAGTAGAAGTataattttccagtttttctgtttttaatgtcaaattttccaatttttttttcagttttcatttctaatttttctaattttccagtttttatctgtttttattttctaatttttattttctaattttctagtgttattttcaaattttctagtttttttggttttttttctaattttccagtttttattttctaattttctgtggttttttttcttctaattttaagggtttttttctctgtgtttctccCCCATGATCAGGGTTTAGTTTCATTCAGGaaaagtctatttttttctgtttctccttcaggctgctgctgggcGTCTCTGATCTCTCGTCTCCTGAAGAcgtttcttctctcctctcgtCCTCCGGCGTCGACCTCCTAGTCTCCGGAGTCCTCAGCTCCTCGGTGGACGCCACTGAGCGCGCTCAGTCGGTGCAGCGTCTGTACTCGGAGCACGGCCAGCAGAGGCTGTCCTGGAGCCTGGGGGGCCGGACCGAGGGCCACATGGCCTCTGTGGGCGGTCCAGACCTGGTCCTGGtccaccagctgctgctgctcacgcTGCCGGGGACGCCGGTGTTCAACTACGGAGACGAGATCGGACTGATGGACGAGGTGAGGACGGGACCGATCCGCTGAGGATGTGATAGGATTACTGATTGATTAAtgattattgattactgattatCGTCTCCTGATTGATCCTGAAGGGCACCAGGTTTCCCAGGATGCTCTGGGACTCTGACAAGGAGGAGCTCAACGGGACGCTGcaggtaaaaacacacaagaaaactttatttaaacacagaaaaacctCAAATATTCACATAAAGTCACTGCAGACAGTATTAATCGCACACAGAGTGAGCGTCTGTCCTGTTGTAGTTTTTCTACAGTATTAGTTCTAGTtacagtagtagtattagtagtactaTTAGTAGTACTACTAGTTTTAGTTACAATATTAGTATTAATAGTATTATAGTAGTACTCTGTGTACTATCTCCTATGTATTGCAGGAGGAGCGTGCTGAGCGTCTGTCCTGTCGCAGCTTTTTCCGCAGCCTGTCTGAGCTGCGTTCTAAGGAGCGTTCTCTGCAGTTCGGTGACTTCCTGCTGCTCTCCAACTCGTCGTCGTCTCTCGTCTACCTGAGGATCTGGGATCAGAGCAAACGCTTCCTGGTCGCCTTCAACTTCTCCCCGGATGAGTCGGCGTCGCTGCAGCTGAGCGGCGCCTCGCTGCCTCGCCGGGCCGACGTCGTCCTGGCAACCAACAGCAGCTTCCTGCCGACCGACGCCAGCGTGGACCTCCAGGATCTACGGCTCGGCCCTCAACAGGCCGCCATCCTCAGCTTTCCCTACAGCGGATAGAGCAGCTGGAAAAGCAGATTAGAGCCTCATTCAGATGGAAAAACACCAGAGAGGAGATTTAAATCAGTGGGCGGGtggtaaaaacatatttaatcaGCTAGACAGAATCAAAGtttattaataaattatcaTTAAACCTCCAGAAAAACATTTAGGATAGAAAACAACAGTTCAGAACTCCATTTAGATTCTGTCTGATTTTAGGATTCTTCTGTATTCTGAGAGTCATAACTCAGTTAAATCCAAACCCACAGACattcaaagacatttttagaTTCAGTGTGACCTAAACTTCTAAAACATATTATTATCTATGATGTCCATTTGAATAAACTTTCAGAAATCAACTTAGAATCCAGAGTTCAGAGCTGCCTTGAGAATctgtcagtttttaaatgtagttctGTACATTTAAAAGATGAACCAACTCCAGGAGTCACAACTTAGTCACATCTAAAATTACAGACattaattagatatttttaaactCAGTGTTGCTTAAACTTCATGAGGAAATCAATATCTGTGATGcccatttaaataaaactccAGAAATATACTTAGAagtttagagaaaaaaacagctcagaACTCCATTTAGAATCCGTCTGTTTTTAGGTTTTCTTCAGTGATCCAGTTCTAGTTGTTTTTACCTCCATGTTCCACTGAAAACAGGAGCTGATAATGAAGAACTCAGGTGCTTTCAATGTGACTTCATGTTAAATTTCAGCAGAACAAACTGTAATCACTGAGTAGGAGGGAATGAATTGCATCTGAACGGAGCTTTAGTCAgtttttctggctgataaatgtttgttggtgtttttgtccttcacatgtctgtttgtggtgaGTTTAAATCTGATCATGTGTCGACGCacttcaacaaaaacacaataaaaataaaaataaatcagcgtTAAAGTGTGACATCTTCTTTTCATGAGAGTCTGAAAACTGGAGTCGATTTAAAAGTTCTGCAGGTTAAAAGATTTGGTCTCCAAGTAAACAGGAAATAGAAAAACTACATTTGCATAGTATATAAATttaaaagttgtccaaaatcacacaaaaaactgttcaaaattactgaaattcaTTCAAAAACGCTTGAGCactgtctaaaattactcaatattgttcaaaatgtcattaaattgtccataattacttgaaatttgtttagTGACTCAAAAACggtccaaaattacttttaaaaattctttaatATGTCCCAATAATTAAtgcaaatgtgtccaaaattaacCCAAGTTTATCcagaagtcattttttaaaagttttctagACAGAATTAATCTAAAATTTTTGAGAATTACTTTAAAATTTGTtccaaatgtcaaaaaaagttgtccaaagtcacacaaaataaccctaacccttgtccaaaaaatgacaaaaacttttcaAATTGACTTAGTGTTTGCCCAGAATGGCTCAAAAAGTGTCCAGAATTGGTCGAATTTCCATCAGTGTTCCGACTGTGAcacatggatggatgtaaaaaactggtctggtgtcagtttttactaGAACTCAGAtgtattttaactcatttttgtacaaattttgagtaattttggacaaactatgatttagagtcattttggtcaaatttcacTCATTCTGGTCCAAtgttaggtcattttggacactttgaattcattttagaccatttgtGAGTAATTCTGAATGATTTTTGAGTTGTGGACAATTTTAATAATTCTGAACAAACTGTGTCATATCggatttttgttcaaatttcacTCATTTTGAACAGGTGTTCAGTTATTTTTGACTAGTTGAACTTCAGCTGAACCCTTGAATTTCTATCTGTATTCACTGTTTTGTCCTCGTCTCCCTGAATCTCTAAACTAAGGTGtttatctgctggactgatgaagttctgaggtttaaaagtgataaatctggacccacctctatggattTTAAGGACCTGgaatgaaggtagaactctgatcattggtaaagttactggagatgaagaaccagatgttctgaggagatTCTGGTCCTGCTGTCATTCTAAAACTCAGAGTTCCACCTGAAGTTACCTGGATGATCTTTGAATCCTGCAGCTCTCAGACTTATTGTAGTTCACAGTTTGTCctgcaggaggaagaagaggctcagaaaacagacaaagagcTGAAGGtacatttttctgatgtttcatAGATTTTAGGGTGTTGAAAGTGATGGATCCAGCTGATTATGAACATTTATTATGACCATCTCACCTGCTGAGGACCAGAGTTTGATTCCAAACTGATCAGAACCAGACGTGATGCTCCTTTCAGGAatctggaggttctggaggtgATGAAGTTCTGCTGGACTTCAATGATCACTGAGATCCTGGTTGTTGATCAGATGCTGGATTCTGAAAATTACATCGATCCACAACTAAACCGCTTCCTCAGACATGTTCTGGGTGACACAAActaaccacaaaagacacaaaaccatcactaagagacacaaaaagctgTAGAGTTACACAGAACgaccaaacaacaaataaaaacacgacaaaacaatCTTGAGGAGTCAATAaacccacaaagacacagaacaaccacaaaaatacacaaaacaaccacaaaaagacacaaaacaaccacaaaaatgcacaaaacaaccacaaagagacagaagctGTTTCAGTCCAAACTACTAAAAGTTTGTCAGCTATAAACCAGTTTGATGTTTTAGAAACAGCTGAACTTCCTGTTTACCTTctctttgtttatgttgttgtttgtgctgttgctgtttgtgtgtctgaacagTTTcgtcctctgtctctccttggTTCTATCTGTGAATGTGACCACTGATCTCTAGAGTCTCCTCCCATCCGTCTCTTTTAATTAAGTTCCGGCTCTTAATTCCCTCACCTGATTACTGAAGCCCGTCGTCATGGCAACCACATCCCAAGAGcaccgtcctcctcctcctcctcctcctcctcttcgtcttTGTGTCCCCTCAGGGAGGCAATGAATAAAAGATGTTTTATTGTGGAGTTTATGTCCACATGAATAAAAGAAGCGTCTCCAGGTAGAGGACAGGTGATCAGACTCCTCCCACCTCCCATTCAGGACACAACCAGGTGAtcacagacaggaggaggaggacgacgacaccacagaagaaggaggaggaggacaccacagaagaagaaggaggaggaggacaccacagaagaagaaggaggaggaggacaccacagaagaaggaggaggaggacaccacagaagaagaaggaggaggaggacaccacagaagaagaaggaggaggaggacaccacagaagaaggaggaggaggacaccacagaagaaggaggaggaggaggacaccacagaagaaggaggaggaggacaccacagaagaagaaggaggaggaggacaccacagaagaagaggacaccagagaggaggaggaggacaccacagaagaagaaggaggaggacaccacagaagaaggaggaggaggacaccacagaagaagaaggaggaggaggacaccacagaagaaggaggaggaggaggacaccacagaagaagaaggaggaggaggacaccacagaagaaggaggaggaggacaccacagaagaagaaggaggaggaggacaccacagaagaaggaggaggaggaggacaccacagaagaagaaggaggaggaggacaccacagaagaaggaggaggaggaggacaccacagaagaagaaggaggaggaggacaccacagaagaaggaggaggaggaggacaccacagaagaaggaggaggaggacaccacagaagaaggtggaggaggacaccacagaagaagaaggaggaggaggacaccacagaagaagaaggaggaggaggacaccacagaagaaggaggaggaggacaccacagaagaagaaggaggaggaggacaccacagaagaaggaggaggaggaggacaccacagaagaagaaggaggaggaggacaccacagaagaaggtggaggaggacaccacagaagaagaaggaggaggaggacaccacagaagaaggaggaggaggaggacaccacagaagaagaaggaggaggacaccacagaagaagaaggaggaggaggacaccacagaagaagaaggaggaggaggacaccacagaagaagaaggaggaggaggacaccacagaagaagaaggaggaggacaccacagaagaaggaggaggaggaggacaccacagaagaaggaggaggacaccacaaaagaagaaggaagaggaggacaccacagaagaaggaggaggacaccacagaagaaggaggaggaggacaccacagaagaagaaggaggaggaggacaccacagaagaaggaggaggaggaggacaccacagaagaaggaggaggacaccacaaaagaagaaggaagaggaggacaccacagaagaaggaggaggacaccacagaagaaggaggaggaggacaccacagaagaagaaggaggaggacaccacagaagaagaaggaggaggacaccacagaagaaggtggaggaggacaccacagaagaagaaggaggaggaggacaccacagaagaagaaggaggaggaggacaccacagaagaagaaggaggaggacaccacagaagaagagaggaggaggacaccacagaagaaggaggaggacaccacaaaagaagaaggaagaggaggacaccacagaagaaggaggaggacaccacagaagaaggaggaggaggacaccacagaagaagaaggaggaggacaccacagaagaaggaggaggaggacaccacagaagaaggaggaggaggacaccacagaagaaggtggaggaggacaccacagaagaagaaggaggaggaggacaccacagaagaaggaggaggaggaggacaccacaga is a window from the Amphiprion ocellaris isolate individual 3 ecotype Okinawa chromosome 20, ASM2253959v1, whole genome shotgun sequence genome containing:
- the LOC111568660 gene encoding 4F2 cell-surface antigen heavy chain-like isoform X2, which produces MTPDETDVELQPALGQADPVQADPPPVQDPPAPDADATEADVSEADLDQEEQEKQPMTGGAERAAEAPSAGEEAEKNGAVKLKIPDEEPEEVKFTGLNKEELLRVAGTPGWVRTRWALLVVFWLGWLGMLGGAVLIILQAPRCRDLPHTHWWNQGPLYRIGDVRAFSAAQNLKGVEQKLGRLSELKVKGLIVGPIHVAPPDDAVALRFEEISANAGNLEQFKSLVRAAHKKGISVVLDLTPNYRGTSGPWFSSVSVTNVAERLKSALVFWMNQGIDGVQLSGVQRVSSVVPSLWTDIRAIVQNGTEEHPENRLLLGVSDLSSPEDVSSLLSSSGVDLLVSGVLSSSVDATERAQSVQRLYSEHGQQRLSWSLGGRTEGHMASVGGPDLVLVHQLLLLTLPGTPVFNYGDEIGLMDEGTRFPRMLWDSDKEELNGTLQLFPQPV
- the LOC111568660 gene encoding 4F2 cell-surface antigen heavy chain-like isoform X1, which translates into the protein MTPDETDVELQPALGQADPVQADPPPVQDPPAPDADATEADVSEADLDQEEQEKQPMTGGAERAAEAPSAGEEAEKNGAVKLKIPDEEPEEVKFTGLNKEELLRVAGTPGWVRTRWALLVVFWLGWLGMLGGAVLIILQAPRCRDLPHTHWWNQGPLYRIGDVRAFSAAQNLKGVEQKLGRLSELKVKGLIVGPIHVAPPDDAVALRFEEISANAGNLEQFKSLVRAAHKKGISVVLDLTPNYRGTSGPWFSSVSVTNVAERLKSALVFWMNQGIDGVQLSGVQRVSSVVPSLWTDIRAIVQNGTEEHPENRLLLGVSDLSSPEDVSSLLSSSGVDLLVSGVLSSSVDATERAQSVQRLYSEHGQQRLSWSLGGRTEGHMASVGGPDLVLVHQLLLLTLPGTPVFNYGDEIGLMDEGTRFPRMLWDSDKEELNGTLQEERAERLSCRSFFRSLSELRSKERSLQFGDFLLLSNSSSSLVYLRIWDQSKRFLVAFNFSPDESASLQLSGASLPRRADVVLATNSSFLPTDASVDLQDLRLGPQQAAILSFPYSG